The proteins below come from a single Kitasatospora sp. NBC_00315 genomic window:
- a CDS encoding DUF1876 domain-containing protein, with the protein MQTLVGWHIEMEFREDGPRTAAAALLRLGDGTEVRAHGYSSRHPSDPDQLRVGEEISAARALNDLASQLLTKAHNEIQDVGRLPDHPLM; encoded by the coding sequence ATGCAGACTCTCGTCGGTTGGCACATCGAGATGGAATTCCGCGAGGACGGCCCCAGGACGGCCGCGGCGGCGCTGCTCCGGCTCGGCGACGGGACGGAGGTCCGGGCCCACGGCTACAGCAGCCGGCACCCCTCGGACCCGGACCAGTTGCGCGTCGGCGAGGAGATCTCGGCCGCGCGGGCGCTGAACGACCTCGCCTCCCAACTGCTCACCAAGGCCCACAACGAGATCCAGGACGTCGGGCGCCTGCCCGACCACCCGTTGATGTGA
- a CDS encoding glutaminase: MDLQDQLNQAMEAARPVLGTGRVADYIPALAAADPGAFGLALATVDGEVHGVGDWQHPFSVQSISKLFTLALALAVGGDDLWHRVGREPSGSPFNSLVQLESEHGIPRNPFINAGAVVVTDRLQSLTGDARAAVRDFLRTESGNPRLDSDSVVAASEAAHGHRNAALAHFIASYGNLDNPVETVLQHYYDHCALTASCRDLALAGLFLARHGLRADGSRLLSRSEAKRINAVLLTCGTYDAAGQFAYRVGLPGKSGVGGGILAVVPGRGTLCAWSPALDAAGNSVGAVAALDAFTTATGWSVF, encoded by the coding sequence GTGGATCTTCAGGACCAGTTGAACCAGGCCATGGAAGCGGCCCGTCCGGTGCTCGGCACCGGGCGGGTCGCCGACTACATTCCGGCCCTCGCCGCCGCCGATCCCGGCGCGTTCGGCCTGGCGCTCGCCACGGTGGACGGCGAGGTGCACGGCGTCGGCGACTGGCAGCACCCCTTCTCGGTCCAGAGCATCTCCAAGCTCTTCACCCTCGCGCTCGCCCTCGCGGTCGGCGGCGACGACCTGTGGCACCGGGTCGGGCGCGAACCCTCCGGCAGCCCGTTCAATTCGCTGGTCCAGCTGGAGAGCGAGCACGGCATCCCGCGCAACCCGTTCATCAACGCGGGCGCGGTCGTCGTCACCGACCGCCTGCAGAGCCTGACCGGCGACGCCCGTGCGGCCGTCCGGGACTTCCTGCGGACCGAATCCGGCAACCCGCGGCTGGACAGCGACTCGGTGGTCGCCGCCTCCGAGGCCGCGCACGGCCACCGCAACGCCGCCCTGGCCCATTTCATCGCCAGCTACGGCAACCTCGACAACCCGGTCGAGACCGTGCTCCAGCACTACTACGACCACTGCGCCCTCACCGCCAGCTGCCGCGACCTCGCGCTGGCCGGTCTCTTCCTCGCCCGCCACGGCCTGCGCGCCGACGGCAGCCGCCTGCTGAGCCGCAGCGAGGCCAAGCGGATCAACGCCGTCCTGCTGACCTGTGGCACCTACGACGCGGCCGGCCAGTTCGCCTACCGGGTCGGCCTGCCCGGCAAGAGCGGCGTGGGCGGGGGCATCCTCGCCGTCGTCCCGGGGCGGGGCACTCTCTGCGCCTGGAGCCCGGCCCTGGACGCCGCCGGGAACTCGGTGGGCGCGGTCGCCGCCCTGGACGCCTTCACCACCGCCACCGGCTGGTCGGTCTTCTGA
- a CDS encoding MFS transporter — translation MPETALQPDPRRWKALIFIGLAQLMVVLDATIVNIALPSAQRDLGITDGNRQWVITAYALAFGGLLLFGGRIADLWGRKRTFVVGLTGFALASALGGAAANTAMLLGARALQGVFGALLAPAALSLLAVMFTEAKERAKAFGIYGAIAGGGGAIGLILGGLLTEYLNWRWTFFVNIPFAIVAAFGAVMVIREPAQGRNRNRLDIPGVLLVTTGLVSLVYAFTRAETDGWSAPITIGLFVAAAVLLAAFVVVERVVKAPLLPLRVILDRNRGGVYMSLGLAVIGMFGLFLFLTYYLQVVLGYSPVLTGVAFLPMVVGMITGSTQIGARLMTRVAPRYLMAPGFLVASIGMLILTQIKTDSSYPVLILPGLVLMGLGMGTAFMPAMSLATHGVQPRDAGVASAMVNTSQQVGGAIGTALLNTIAASATTAYLTAHTAGATSKQALVMQSMVHGFSTAIWWSFGILVLAAGIAFTFINTGHQGGPAATAGSKDEDANQIPVLAH, via the coding sequence ATGCCCGAAACAGCACTGCAGCCCGATCCCCGGCGCTGGAAGGCGCTGATCTTCATCGGTCTCGCCCAGCTGATGGTCGTGCTCGACGCCACGATCGTGAACATCGCCCTGCCCTCCGCCCAGCGCGACCTCGGCATCACCGACGGCAACCGCCAGTGGGTCATCACGGCCTACGCGCTCGCCTTCGGCGGCCTGCTGCTGTTCGGTGGCCGGATCGCCGACCTCTGGGGCCGCAAGCGGACCTTCGTGGTCGGCCTGACCGGCTTCGCCCTCGCCTCCGCGCTCGGCGGCGCGGCCGCCAACACGGCCATGCTGCTCGGCGCCCGTGCCCTGCAGGGCGTGTTCGGCGCACTGCTGGCCCCGGCCGCGCTCTCGCTGCTCGCGGTCATGTTCACCGAGGCCAAGGAGCGCGCCAAGGCGTTCGGCATCTACGGCGCCATCGCCGGCGGTGGCGGTGCCATCGGCCTGATCCTCGGCGGTCTGCTCACCGAGTACCTCAACTGGCGCTGGACCTTCTTCGTCAACATCCCGTTCGCCATCGTCGCCGCCTTCGGCGCCGTCATGGTGATCCGCGAGCCCGCCCAGGGCCGCAACCGCAACCGGCTGGACATCCCCGGCGTGCTGCTCGTGACCACCGGCCTGGTCTCGCTGGTCTACGCCTTCACCCGCGCCGAGACGGACGGCTGGTCCGCTCCGATCACCATCGGCCTGTTCGTCGCCGCCGCCGTCCTGCTGGCCGCGTTCGTCGTGGTCGAGCGCGTGGTCAAGGCCCCGCTGCTGCCCCTGCGCGTCATCCTGGACCGCAACCGCGGTGGCGTCTACATGTCGCTGGGCCTGGCCGTGATCGGCATGTTCGGCCTGTTCCTCTTCCTGACGTACTACCTGCAGGTCGTGCTCGGCTACAGCCCGGTGCTCACCGGTGTCGCCTTCCTCCCGATGGTGGTGGGCATGATCACCGGCTCCACCCAGATCGGTGCCCGCCTGATGACCCGGGTCGCGCCGCGCTACCTGATGGCGCCCGGCTTCCTGGTCGCCTCGATCGGCATGCTGATCCTGACCCAGATCAAGACGGACAGCTCCTACCCGGTGCTGATCCTGCCGGGTCTGGTCCTGATGGGCCTCGGCATGGGTACCGCCTTCATGCCGGCCATGAGCCTGGCCACGCACGGCGTCCAGCCGCGCGACGCCGGTGTCGCCTCCGCCATGGTCAACACCTCCCAGCAGGTCGGCGGCGCCATCGGTACCGCTCTGCTCAACACCATCGCGGCCAGCGCCACCACGGCCTACCTGACCGCGCACACGGCGGGCGCCACCTCCAAGCAGGCGCTGGTGATGCAGTCGATGGTGCACGGCTTCTCCACCGCCATCTGGTGGTCGTTCGGCATCCTGGTGCTGGCCGCCGGCATCGCCTTCACCTTCATCAACACCGGCCACCAGGGCGGCCCCGCCGCCACCGCCGGTTCGAAGGACGAGGACGCCAACCAGATCCCGGTGCTCGCGCACTGA
- a CDS encoding TetR/AcrR family transcriptional regulator gives MTSTIAAPRAPKLRADASRNRERIIMAAREAFVEHGADAPLDEIARRAGVGNATLYRNFPDRASLFRAVVLQVKTRIVARAEEALGDGSEPFEALVGFVHAAADEKLGALCPMMSGRFDPFDPELVEARARLESTVTELLDRARHCGALRADVGAGDVFVAISQLTRPLPGTHCLNFSDFVHRHLQLFLDGMRAPAHSVLPGRAITFEDFKLQS, from the coding sequence GTGACCAGCACCATCGCCGCGCCCCGCGCACCCAAGCTGCGTGCGGACGCCTCACGCAACCGGGAGCGGATCATCATGGCGGCCCGGGAGGCCTTCGTCGAGCACGGTGCCGATGCGCCGCTGGACGAGATCGCCCGGCGTGCGGGAGTGGGCAACGCGACCCTGTACCGTAATTTCCCGGACCGGGCGTCGCTCTTCCGGGCCGTCGTCCTCCAGGTGAAGACCCGAATCGTCGCACGGGCCGAGGAAGCCCTCGGCGACGGGTCCGAGCCGTTCGAGGCCCTCGTGGGCTTCGTCCACGCGGCGGCCGACGAGAAGCTCGGCGCGCTCTGCCCGATGATGTCCGGCCGCTTCGACCCGTTCGACCCCGAGCTGGTGGAGGCCCGTGCCCGGCTGGAGAGCACCGTCACGGAGCTGCTCGACCGCGCGCGCCACTGCGGTGCGTTGCGCGCGGACGTCGGCGCCGGGGACGTCTTCGTCGCCATCAGCCAGCTCACCCGGCCGCTCCCCGGCACGCACTGCCTCAACTTCTCCGACTTCGTCCACCGCCACCTGCAGCTGTTCCTGGACGGCATGCGGGCGCCCGCCCACTCCGTCCTTCCCGGTCGGGCCATCACCTTCGAGGACTTCAAGCTCCAGTCCTGA
- a CDS encoding OsmC family protein, which yields MTITPAPHRPGLADHLRDKGAAMRAAAARRPASGDWDEEIGAVCVADDATGVRKVRIGDWSLIGDGGPDIGGFGLGPSSPELLCAVISTCLTHTILCIAATDGLALDRVEVAVTARNNDARFFGVATDAPPVPYDLTATVDLRGAVDAGTAASLLATADGRCPMLRLVRSEHSVSLRAALRDHPAGPA from the coding sequence ATGACGATCACACCCGCGCCCCACCGCCCCGGGCTCGCCGATCACCTGCGCGACAAGGGCGCCGCGATGCGTGCCGCGGCCGCCCGCCGTCCCGCGAGCGGGGACTGGGACGAGGAGATCGGCGCGGTCTGCGTGGCCGACGACGCCACCGGCGTGCGCAAGGTACGGATCGGCGACTGGTCGCTCATCGGCGACGGCGGCCCGGACATCGGGGGTTTCGGCCTCGGCCCGTCCTCGCCCGAGCTGCTGTGCGCGGTGATCAGCACCTGCCTGACCCACACCATCCTGTGCATCGCGGCCACGGACGGACTCGCGCTGGACCGGGTCGAGGTCGCCGTCACCGCACGCAACAACGACGCCCGCTTCTTCGGCGTCGCCACCGACGCGCCGCCGGTGCCGTACGACCTGACCGCGACCGTCGACCTGCGCGGCGCCGTGGACGCCGGGACCGCCGCCTCCCTGCTCGCCACCGCGGACGGCCGATGCCCGATGCTGCGGCTGGTCCGCTCCGAGCACAGCGTCTCCCTTCGGGCCGCCCTCCGGGACCACCCCGCCGGCCCGGCCTGA
- a CDS encoding VOC family protein translates to MAAAPCWVSLTAHDLDAAQEFYGQLLGWDFEPGPDRFGPYVHAVVAGEAVAGLGVGGSDWSMPVAWTNYFGTENADRAADAVRERGGTLAVGPLAFDVGRVAFAADPAGASFGIWEGPAGPPRRQEVPGAPVWIELRTPDPFAAAMFYGEVFRWDDRDPAEFEVRWEHERVVLLAGGRSVAALRAEKADSPAGTPPHWEVSFSVPDADAAAARAEHLGGGPIGPVFDSPYGRVARLRDPQGGRFAVISPRV, encoded by the coding sequence GTGGCGGCTGCGCCGTGCTGGGTCAGCCTCACGGCGCACGATCTCGACGCGGCACAGGAGTTCTACGGGCAACTGCTCGGCTGGGATTTCGAACCGGGCCCCGACCGGTTCGGTCCCTACGTCCACGCCGTCGTCGCGGGCGAGGCGGTGGCCGGCCTCGGGGTCGGGGGGAGCGACTGGTCGATGCCGGTCGCCTGGACCAACTACTTCGGCACCGAGAATGCCGACCGGGCCGCCGACGCGGTCCGTGAGCGGGGCGGGACGCTGGCGGTCGGACCGCTCGCCTTCGACGTCGGCCGGGTGGCCTTCGCGGCCGACCCGGCCGGTGCCTCCTTCGGCATCTGGGAGGGCCCGGCCGGGCCGCCCAGGCGGCAGGAGGTGCCCGGGGCCCCGGTCTGGATCGAGCTGCGGACGCCGGATCCGTTCGCCGCCGCCATGTTCTACGGCGAGGTGTTCCGCTGGGACGACCGTGACCCGGCGGAGTTCGAGGTGCGCTGGGAGCACGAACGGGTGGTGCTGCTCGCGGGCGGCCGCAGCGTCGCCGCGCTGCGGGCGGAGAAGGCGGACAGTCCGGCCGGCACGCCGCCGCACTGGGAGGTCTCCTTCTCCGTGCCGGACGCGGACGCGGCGGCCGCCCGGGCCGAGCACCTCGGCGGCGGCCCGATCGGGCCGGTGTTCGACAGTCCGTACGGGCGGGTCGCCCGGCTGCGGGATCCGCAGGGCGGCCGCTTCGCGGTGATCAGCCCCCGGGTGTAG
- a CDS encoding hemerythrin domain-containing protein yields MSNRADVVGELSADHRLVAELLTRIEATAPTGAEQAGPPPTGTAPTGAQDAAAGHGTASGPGPEALVALVEELSDLLLSHCTDEEEYLFPAVHEQVPDGGALVFTSLADHLAIGQYLTDLQGLVPGDPAFAPLLTGLSGAVHTHLGEEEERLFPAVRRAMAPALLTALGERLREARRATADRPTGSESGPGAESAAGPGPASGSGGPDGGAPEPGPAAPQPEAHHDRTAPDHDVSDRIAPDHDAPGTATPGG; encoded by the coding sequence ATGAGCAACAGGGCAGACGTCGTGGGCGAGCTCAGCGCCGACCACCGCCTGGTGGCGGAGCTGCTCACCCGGATCGAGGCGACCGCGCCGACCGGCGCGGAGCAGGCCGGGCCGCCGCCGACCGGCACGGCGCCGACGGGCGCGCAGGACGCTGCGGCCGGGCACGGCACGGCGTCGGGCCCCGGCCCAGAGGCTCTGGTGGCCCTCGTCGAGGAGCTCTCCGACCTACTGCTGAGCCACTGCACCGACGAGGAGGAGTACCTCTTCCCCGCGGTGCACGAGCAGGTGCCGGACGGCGGCGCGCTGGTCTTCACCAGCCTCGCCGACCACCTCGCCATCGGGCAGTACCTCACCGACCTGCAGGGCCTGGTCCCCGGCGATCCGGCCTTCGCGCCGCTGCTGACCGGCCTCTCCGGCGCCGTTCACACCCATCTGGGCGAAGAGGAGGAACGACTCTTCCCCGCGGTGCGCAGGGCGATGGCACCGGCTCTGCTGACCGCGCTGGGTGAACGGCTGCGGGAGGCCCGGCGAGCCACGGCGGACCGGCCCACCGGCTCCGAATCCGGCCCCGGCGCCGAATCCGCCGCCGGCCCCGGCCCCGCATCCGGGAGCGGCGGACCGGACGGCGGCGCACCCGAGCCCGGACCCGCCGCACCGCAACCCGAGGCACACCACGACCGCACCGCACCCGACCACGACGTATCCGACCGCATCGCACCCGACCACGACGCACCGGGAACGGCTACACCCGGGGGCTGA
- a CDS encoding TIGR03086 family metal-binding protein: protein MSERPEAHPAATSAAARYPQALAAFGRQVRRVAPHQWAAPTPCTDWSVRDLVNHVTVEQLWVPELLMGATVAEVGGRFDGDVLDDDPAAFWQTAADAAQEAFGVPGAAEVTVHLSYGDVGAPIYCAQLLADTVVHTWDLARAIGADPALAPELVDFALGEVTGHGEDLAASGLFGPPVPTPDDVTPLTRLLGLTGRREGP, encoded by the coding sequence ATGTCAGAGCGACCCGAAGCGCACCCGGCGGCCACCTCCGCGGCCGCCCGCTACCCGCAGGCCCTCGCCGCGTTCGGCCGGCAGGTCCGCCGGGTCGCGCCGCACCAGTGGGCGGCCCCGACCCCCTGCACCGACTGGTCCGTCCGCGATCTCGTCAACCACGTCACCGTCGAGCAGCTCTGGGTACCCGAGCTGCTGATGGGCGCGACCGTCGCGGAGGTCGGCGGACGCTTCGACGGCGACGTACTCGACGACGACCCGGCGGCGTTCTGGCAGACGGCCGCCGACGCCGCGCAGGAGGCCTTCGGCGTCCCGGGAGCGGCGGAGGTCACCGTGCACCTCTCGTACGGCGACGTGGGGGCGCCGATCTACTGCGCCCAGCTGCTCGCGGACACCGTCGTCCACACCTGGGACCTCGCCCGTGCCATCGGCGCCGACCCGGCCCTGGCACCCGAGCTGGTGGACTTCGCGCTGGGCGAGGTCACCGGCCACGGAGAGGACCTCGCGGCGAGCGGGTTGTTCGGGCCGCCCGTGCCCACCCCCGACGACGTGACCCCGCTGACCCGACTGCTCGGCCTGACCGGGCGCCGGGAGGGCCCCTGA
- a CDS encoding PP2C family serine/threonine-protein phosphatase, whose protein sequence is MPYVAVSALSHEGLVREHNEDSLAVGPWTLCATVTGNPQTLLFPLDGAGSPPCVVAVADGLGGHPGGEVAGALVARRLAAAGARLDSEQAVREELHTCNRAVYEAAAAAPELTAMGTTVAGVVLLPQSLVVFNVGDSRVYRVAPDGLRRLSTDDSPPLDPGRRTTSLVTQSLGGSAELTVVEPHVTTAGLAVGDRFLVCSDGLTDPVPDEELHRVLAGPYEQSERADGRAAFDLWKAAIEAGGPDNITLALVRVGG, encoded by the coding sequence ATGCCCTACGTCGCGGTGAGTGCGCTGAGCCATGAGGGACTGGTCCGGGAGCACAACGAGGACAGCCTGGCCGTCGGGCCGTGGACGCTCTGCGCCACGGTGACCGGGAATCCGCAGACCCTGCTGTTCCCGCTCGACGGGGCCGGGTCGCCGCCGTGCGTGGTGGCGGTCGCGGACGGGCTGGGCGGCCATCCCGGCGGCGAGGTCGCGGGCGCGCTGGTGGCCCGCCGGCTCGCGGCGGCGGGCGCGCGGCTGGACAGCGAGCAGGCCGTCCGGGAGGAGCTGCACACCTGCAACCGCGCGGTGTACGAGGCGGCCGCTGCGGCTCCCGAACTGACCGCGATGGGGACGACGGTCGCCGGGGTCGTCCTGCTCCCGCAGTCGCTGGTCGTCTTCAACGTCGGCGACAGCCGCGTGTACCGGGTGGCGCCCGACGGGCTGCGGCGACTCAGCACGGACGACTCCCCGCCGCTCGACCCCGGCCGACGCACCACCTCCCTGGTCACGCAGTCCCTCGGCGGCTCCGCGGAGCTGACCGTGGTCGAACCGCACGTGACGACGGCCGGGCTGGCCGTCGGCGACCGGTTCCTGGTGTGCAGCGACGGCCTCACCGACCCGGTGCCGGACGAGGAGCTGCACCGCGTGCTGGCCGGACCGTACGAGCAGTCGGAGCGGGCGGACGGCCGGGCGGCGTTCGACCTGTGGAAGGCCGCGATCGAGGCGGGCGGGCCGGACAACATCACCCTCGCACTGGTCCGGGTCGGCGGCTGA
- a CDS encoding LLM class flavin-dependent oxidoreductase — MQFGIFTVGDVTPDPTTGRTPTEHERIKAMVAIALKAEEVGLDVFATGEHHNPPFVPSSPTTMLGHIAARTEKIILSTSTTLITTNDPVKIAEDFAMLQHLADGRVDLMMGRGNTGPVYPWFGKDIRQGIPLAIENYALLHKLWREDVVDWQGRFRTPLQSFTATPRPLDGVPPFVWHGSIRSPEIAEQAAYYGDGFFANNIFWPKDHFRKLINLYRERFAHYGHGTPEQAVVGLGGQVFMRQNSQDAVREFRPYFDNAPVYGHGPSLEEFTEQTPLTVGSPQEVIEKTLTFRESFGDYQRQLFLMDHAGLPLKTVLEQLDLLGEQVIPVLREEFAKARPAGVPEGPTHRALVARRDAQQAAAPAL; from the coding sequence ATGCAGTTCGGAATCTTCACCGTGGGCGACGTGACCCCCGATCCCACGACCGGTCGGACGCCGACCGAGCACGAGCGGATCAAGGCGATGGTGGCCATCGCACTGAAGGCGGAGGAGGTGGGCCTGGACGTGTTCGCCACGGGCGAGCACCACAACCCGCCGTTCGTGCCGTCCTCGCCGACCACCATGCTCGGCCACATCGCCGCGCGGACCGAGAAGATCATCCTCTCCACGTCCACCACGCTGATCACCACCAACGACCCGGTGAAGATCGCCGAGGACTTCGCGATGCTCCAGCACCTCGCGGACGGCCGGGTCGACCTGATGATGGGACGCGGCAACACCGGGCCGGTGTATCCCTGGTTCGGCAAGGACATCCGCCAGGGCATCCCGCTGGCGATCGAGAACTACGCGCTGCTGCACAAGCTGTGGCGCGAGGACGTGGTCGACTGGCAGGGCCGCTTCCGTACGCCGCTGCAGTCCTTCACCGCCACTCCGCGTCCGCTGGACGGCGTGCCGCCGTTCGTGTGGCACGGCTCGATCCGCAGCCCGGAGATCGCCGAGCAGGCCGCGTACTACGGCGACGGGTTCTTCGCGAACAACATCTTCTGGCCCAAGGACCACTTCCGGAAGCTGATCAACCTCTACCGGGAGCGCTTCGCGCACTACGGCCACGGCACCCCGGAGCAGGCGGTGGTCGGGCTCGGCGGGCAGGTGTTCATGCGGCAGAACTCGCAGGACGCGGTACGTGAGTTCCGGCCGTACTTCGACAACGCGCCGGTCTACGGGCACGGTCCCTCGCTGGAGGAGTTCACCGAGCAGACTCCGCTCACCGTGGGGAGCCCCCAGGAGGTCATCGAGAAGACGCTGACCTTCCGCGAGAGCTTCGGCGACTACCAGCGCCAGCTGTTCCTGATGGATCACGCCGGCCTGCCGTTGAAGACGGTGCTGGAGCAGCTGGATCTGCTCGGCGAGCAGGTGATCCCCGTCCTGCGCGAGGAGTTCGCCAAGGCACGCCCCGCCGGGGTGCCGGAGGGGCCCACCCACCGGGCGCTGGTCGCCCGACGGGACGCCCAGCAGGCCGCCGCACCGGCGCTCTGA
- a CDS encoding CE1759 family FMN reductase has protein sequence MDTLKLVAVSAGLGKPSSTRLLADRLAAAAVLRLGGEAAVQVRVIELRDLATGIADNFVTGFPGAALHEALGAVAEADGVIAVTPIFTASYSGLFKSFFDVIDKDALTGKPVLIAATGGTGRHSLALEYAVRPLFTYLRAVVVPTAVYAATEDWGSGGDAHTDGLPARIDRAAGELAALTARRPVFPVPGQPEPGRVLPGRLLPDGLLPDRPEQGDPEQAGPEQAGRWQGEPVVPFAEQLAALRV, from the coding sequence ATGGACACCCTGAAGCTCGTGGCCGTGTCGGCAGGTCTCGGCAAGCCCTCGTCCACCCGCCTGCTGGCCGACCGCCTGGCTGCGGCCGCCGTGCTGCGACTCGGCGGGGAGGCAGCGGTACAGGTACGGGTGATCGAACTGCGGGACCTCGCCACCGGCATCGCCGACAACTTCGTGACGGGCTTCCCCGGCGCGGCGCTGCACGAGGCCCTCGGGGCGGTGGCGGAGGCGGACGGCGTGATCGCCGTGACACCGATCTTCACCGCTTCGTACAGCGGGCTCTTCAAGTCGTTCTTCGACGTGATCGACAAGGACGCGCTGACCGGAAAGCCGGTGCTGATCGCGGCGACCGGCGGCACCGGGCGGCACTCACTCGCCCTGGAGTACGCCGTCCGGCCCCTGTTCACCTACCTCCGGGCGGTGGTCGTGCCGACGGCGGTCTACGCGGCGACCGAGGACTGGGGGAGCGGCGGGGACGCGCACACGGACGGGCTGCCCGCCCGGATCGACCGCGCGGCCGGGGAACTGGCCGCTCTGACGGCCCGCCGACCGGTGTTCCCGGTGCCGGGTCAACCCGAGCCGGGCCGAGTGCTGCCGGGTCGGTTGCTGCCGGATGGGTTGCTGCCGGACCGACCGGAGCAGGGGGACCCGGAGCAGGCCGGACCGGAGCAGGCCGGACGGTGGCAGGGCGAGCCGGTGGTCCCGTTCGCCGAGCAGTTGGCGGCGCTGCGGGTCTGA
- a CDS encoding Dyp-type peroxidase → MTLPADPTAQSPANRSPANRTPANRTPANRTPTDRTPADRPATEAAGGGLPGADRLPAGAPAAAPAPPEPQAVLAPVSDAAVFLVVTVAPGGEAVVRELLPDLAGLRRSVGSRVPAGALTCVTSIGSGLWDRTFGGPRPAGLHPFREFAGDRHRAVSTPGDLLFHIRAQRMDLCFELAVQIADRLAGAAEVVDEVHGFKYFDERDLMGFVDGTENPVGRAAEAAVVIGAEDREFAGGSYVVVQKYVHDMRAWNALPVEEQEKVIGRTKSSNIELDDDAKPADSHVALNTVTAADGSQLQILRDNMPWGTAGQGEFGTYFIAYSRTPDVTERMLENMFVGSPPGTYDRILDFSSAVTGSLFFTPSAALLGDLPDAPGRAASAHRPEAVAIATGGAGTRAADGSLGIGSLKRSNPR, encoded by the coding sequence ATGACGCTGCCGGCCGACCCGACGGCCCAGTCCCCCGCCAACCGGTCCCCCGCCAACAGAACCCCCGCCAACAGAACCCCCGCCAACCGGACCCCGACCGATCGGACCCCCGCCGACCGGCCCGCCACGGAGGCGGCCGGGGGCGGGCTCCCCGGCGCGGACCGGCTCCCGGCCGGTGCGCCCGCCGCCGCCCCGGCGCCCCCCGAGCCGCAGGCCGTCCTCGCTCCGGTCAGCGACGCGGCCGTGTTCCTGGTCGTGACGGTCGCCCCCGGCGGCGAGGCGGTGGTCCGGGAACTGCTGCCGGATCTCGCCGGGCTGCGCCGGTCGGTCGGCTCGCGGGTGCCCGCCGGTGCGCTGACCTGCGTCACCAGCATCGGTTCGGGGCTCTGGGACCGGACGTTCGGCGGACCGCGCCCGGCCGGGCTGCACCCGTTCCGGGAGTTCGCCGGGGACCGGCACCGCGCCGTCTCCACGCCCGGCGACCTGCTCTTCCACATTCGCGCCCAGCGGATGGACCTCTGCTTCGAACTGGCCGTCCAGATCGCCGACCGGCTCGCCGGGGCCGCCGAGGTCGTGGACGAGGTGCACGGTTTCAAGTACTTCGACGAGCGGGACCTCATGGGCTTCGTCGACGGCACCGAGAACCCGGTCGGCCGGGCCGCCGAGGCCGCCGTCGTGATCGGCGCGGAGGACCGTGAGTTCGCCGGCGGAAGCTACGTCGTGGTGCAGAAGTACGTCCACGACATGCGGGCGTGGAACGCGCTGCCGGTCGAGGAGCAGGAGAAGGTGATCGGCCGCACCAAGTCCTCGAACATCGAGCTGGACGACGACGCCAAACCGGCCGACTCGCACGTGGCGCTGAACACCGTCACCGCCGCCGACGGCTCCCAGCTGCAGATCCTGCGCGACAACATGCCCTGGGGAACGGCCGGCCAGGGCGAGTTCGGTACCTACTTCATCGCGTACTCCCGCACCCCCGACGTCACCGAGCGGATGCTGGAGAACATGTTCGTCGGCAGCCCGCCGGGCACCTACGACCGCATTCTCGACTTCTCCTCGGCCGTCACCGGATCACTCTTCTTCACCCCCTCCGCCGCCTTGCTCGGCGACCTGCCCGATGCCCCTGGGCGGGCGGCGTCCGCCCACCGCCCGGAGGCCGTTGCCATCGCGACGGGCGGCGCGGGCACCCGCGCCGCCGACGGCTCGCTGGGCATCGGCAGCCTGAAAAGGAGCAACCCCCGATGA